Proteins encoded in a region of the Hippopotamus amphibius kiboko isolate mHipAmp2 chromosome 11, mHipAmp2.hap2, whole genome shotgun sequence genome:
- the LOC130831716 gene encoding histone H2A type 1-C, producing the protein MSGRGKQGGKARAKAKSRSSRAGLQFPVGRVHRLLRKGNYAERVGAGAPVYLAAVLEYLTAEILELAGNAARDNKKTRIIPRHLQLAIRNDEELNKLLGRVTIAQGGVLPNIQAVLLPKKTESHHKAKGK; encoded by the coding sequence ATGTCAGGACGTGGTAAGCAGGGTGGTAAGGCTCGAGCCAAGGCGAAGTCTCGTTCTTCCCGGGCTGGTCTTCAGTTCCCCGTGGGCCGAGTGCATCGTCTTCTCCGTAAGGGCAACTACGCCGAGCGGGTCGGGGCCGGCGCGCCGGTGTACCTGGCGGCGGTGCTGGAGTACCTGACGGCCGAGATCCTGGAGCTGGCAGGCAACGCGGCCCGCGACAACAAGAAGACGCGCATTATCCCGCGTCACTTGCAGTTAGCTATTCGCAACGATGAGGAGCTCAATAAGTTGTTAGGCCGCGTGACCATCGCTCAGGGCGGAGTTCTTCCCAACATCCAGGCGGTGCTGCTGCCCAAGAAAACCGAGAGCCACCACAAGGCTAAGGGCAAGTGA
- the LOC130831727 gene encoding histone H2B type 1-C/E/F/G/I, protein MPEPAKSAPAPKKGSKKAVTKAQKKDGKKRKRSRKESYSVYVYKVLKQVHPDTGISSKAMGIMNSFVNDIFERIAGEASRLAHYNKRSTITSREIQTAVRLLLPGELAKHAVSEGTKAVTKYTSSK, encoded by the coding sequence ATGCCTGAGCCAGCCAAGTCCGCTCCGGCCCCGAAGAAGGGCTCTAAGAAGGCGGTGACTAAGGCGCAGAAGAAGGATGGCAAGAAGCGCAAGCGCAGCCGTAAAGAGAGCTACTCCGTGTACGTGTACAAGGTGTTGAAGCAGGTCCACCCGGACACCGGCATCTCCTCAAAAGCTATGGGCATCATGAATTCTTTCGTCAACGACATCTTTGAGCGCATCGCGGGCGAGGCGTCGCGCCTGGCGCATTACAACAAGCGCTCAACCATCACCTCCAGGGAGATCCAGACGGCCGTGCGCCTGTTGCTGCCCGGGGAGCTGGCCAAGCATGCCGTGTCCGAGGGCACCAAGGCTGTCACCAAGTACACCAGCTCCAAGTAA